A region of Pseudomonas sp. Marseille-Q3773 DNA encodes the following proteins:
- a CDS encoding DUF6543 domain-containing protein — translation MSRETVVPQTHTSPRDKIARATDDFIAARLPAWLTRASPAQINRLRDGFMAHQASQEKARQVTRQLQPVVQFAQLHFQQLVRDLPTLTPLSELQWLEIRRRFSVPPGIALPEDELVPVRESATLRLMQNFTEDASFYVGTGLVEKGDEVPLDMDLATLVSECRRLDVGARYQHLLNRVFTPANCALLAEDKRAGLRLAAEVAALRGDITAHQQLALVQVGNHEASVAGQGVYAFPGLASMLGCQLSDVLLVQLRNGEGADLGVVLYLPSEPARPLRHFASTQAMNDAMAAALQDAAYRDYFSQLVALDERPSFITQLRKRLSDPQPDLTLEGHSPTADVFASLVERQVQRVKDDARLLLVPTAQVDQQASDRRREGWRALGLGLVNLAGLFIPVVGIMLLGQLVVQTLAEVYEGAADWFHGHQHEALEHMLGVAETLAVAAAVSGGAAIVARGFASSDYVAGLEPVAIGRRDYRLWANDLSVYRGDAEEASVGQRGLLEARGQYWLRIGGHDYEVHRPVPEGAWRLRHPERADGYGPRLEYNGELGWRLHDQRPLESEDADDLLASLWRGRRTLDAGSSQQVLSAALVDLDELRGLCVESRTLPPNLRETLEQFDAQARIEAFFRQAGQGMLPADDPEILTWCRVQLPDVVDQGLLRQQVVDQAHSLRRRLMAYLTRVVPGNDPLLALVARDFPGLAPRYAQTLVQAASTIERRVSLIEGKLAQRLALKAASLLRLARLCRARAGLMLPDACSDEAAELIMSLLPRLALWPSSLSLELWSERQGGRRLAALGRQGNNTAPMHIFAAHDGRFSVRDAQGRIQPLAIDEPAGLLETVLAVLTPEQRRQMGLSGSAATQRLRAKLVEVLPTSRAETERLLGWPAVEAWFNPGRRMPDGRVGYPLSGSGVRHRSPESILRDRLRNLYPGLDAQALEEHMARLLADSRSPFEALMELEDDYAQLDVHLNRWISAELAPTRRAVRERFAAHLRRAWRLQAEPIGTTGEQRLVLVDLAVTTLPELPGHLAFSHITSLVISDSLVTAIHPQFLSCFTALRELNLSNNRLLRIPSGIAYLVHLRRLRLAHNAIRLDLAALDAINGLPQLRYLDLSYNPLGAYSMRYNQLTHLVELNLRHCQLGEWPPGIELCGLLERADLRDNRLATVPDAILQMPHAFRRAFLVERTPLGMLQLHRLFALAAIQEPLPLPEPPRLLDPLQTRQVWLAAVAPEAAAERLTLWDAMAAMPGNQGFIRLLGRLQDTADFNLSRAVLTRSVWDLCQAIQADPELRQRLFALADMPLGCSNSVAERFSELQLQAAIRRAEGNTLEDRGEQLLVLGRGLFYLDRLEMFTRADLLRRTEAGESVEALTLRLLYRVRLRQRLGLPYQPQGMNHTATADVTDAEVEQALREVRAALNPDSLAQSLSQRLFWQRYMEQRHPAAFAALAQVNGERRALLTGQRAQLDAQEFAQRLARLEADEATDRQALILHLSRQLLIGRERGQA, via the coding sequence ATGAGCCGTGAAACAGTTGTACCTCAAACGCACACCTCCCCGCGGGATAAAATCGCCCGTGCCACCGACGACTTCATCGCTGCCCGCCTGCCGGCCTGGCTCACCCGGGCCTCGCCAGCCCAGATCAACCGCCTGCGTGACGGGTTCATGGCGCACCAGGCCAGCCAGGAAAAGGCGCGCCAGGTCACCCGGCAGTTGCAGCCCGTGGTTCAGTTCGCTCAACTGCACTTCCAGCAACTCGTGCGTGACCTGCCTACCCTGACGCCGTTATCAGAGCTGCAATGGCTGGAAATCCGCCGCCGGTTCAGCGTACCTCCGGGAATCGCCTTGCCCGAGGATGAACTAGTGCCAGTGCGCGAATCGGCCACACTGCGGTTGATGCAGAATTTCACCGAAGACGCATCCTTCTATGTGGGTACCGGGCTGGTGGAAAAGGGCGACGAGGTGCCACTGGACATGGACCTGGCTACCTTGGTAAGCGAGTGCCGACGGCTGGATGTCGGTGCGCGCTACCAGCATTTGCTCAATCGCGTATTCACCCCGGCCAACTGTGCCCTGCTGGCGGAGGACAAGCGTGCAGGATTGCGCCTGGCCGCTGAAGTGGCCGCTCTGCGTGGTGATATCACGGCACATCAGCAGCTTGCCTTGGTTCAGGTTGGGAACCACGAAGCGAGCGTTGCAGGGCAGGGGGTGTACGCCTTTCCCGGGCTGGCATCGATGCTGGGCTGCCAGCTTTCGGATGTGCTGTTGGTGCAGCTGCGCAACGGCGAAGGCGCAGACCTAGGTGTCGTGCTGTATCTACCCAGTGAGCCCGCCCGGCCGTTGCGTCACTTCGCTTCGACCCAGGCCATGAACGACGCCATGGCAGCGGCTCTGCAAGATGCCGCGTACCGCGACTATTTCAGCCAGTTGGTTGCCCTGGACGAGCGCCCGAGCTTCATTACCCAACTGCGCAAACGGCTGTCGGACCCGCAGCCAGACCTGACGCTGGAGGGACATTCGCCAACTGCAGACGTATTTGCCAGCCTGGTCGAGCGTCAGGTGCAGCGTGTCAAGGACGACGCCAGGCTGCTGCTGGTGCCGACGGCGCAGGTCGATCAGCAGGCCTCCGACCGGCGACGCGAAGGTTGGCGGGCGCTTGGGCTGGGTCTGGTCAATCTGGCGGGGCTGTTCATTCCAGTGGTGGGCATCATGCTGCTGGGGCAACTGGTCGTGCAGACGCTGGCGGAGGTGTACGAGGGCGCGGCGGACTGGTTCCATGGGCACCAGCATGAGGCCCTGGAGCACATGCTTGGAGTCGCTGAAACCCTGGCGGTTGCCGCGGCGGTCAGTGGCGGAGCGGCCATCGTCGCGCGGGGCTTCGCCAGCAGCGACTATGTCGCCGGGCTGGAGCCTGTCGCAATTGGCAGGCGTGATTATCGCTTGTGGGCCAATGACCTGTCGGTGTATCGAGGCGATGCCGAAGAAGCGTCCGTGGGCCAGCGTGGCTTGCTCGAGGCGCGGGGCCAGTACTGGCTGCGCATTGGCGGGCATGACTATGAGGTGCATCGGCCCGTGCCCGAGGGGGCCTGGCGCTTGCGTCACCCTGAGCGGGCCGACGGCTATGGGCCGAGGCTGGAGTACAATGGCGAGCTTGGCTGGCGTTTGCACGACCAGCGGCCGCTGGAAAGCGAGGATGCCGATGACCTGCTCGCCAGCCTGTGGCGGGGCCGTCGAACGCTGGATGCGGGTAGCAGCCAACAGGTGCTGAGCGCGGCCCTGGTCGATCTCGATGAGTTGCGCGGGCTGTGCGTAGAGAGTCGCACCCTGCCGCCCAATCTGCGCGAAACACTGGAGCAGTTCGATGCGCAGGCGCGTATCGAGGCGTTTTTCCGGCAGGCCGGGCAGGGCATGCTACCCGCTGATGATCCCGAGATATTGACCTGGTGTCGCGTCCAGCTGCCTGACGTGGTGGATCAGGGGCTGTTGCGCCAGCAGGTCGTCGATCAGGCCCACAGCCTGCGCCGGCGCCTGATGGCTTACCTGACCCGCGTTGTACCTGGCAATGACCCGTTGCTGGCGCTGGTTGCACGCGATTTCCCAGGCCTGGCGCCACGTTATGCACAAACCCTGGTGCAAGCCGCCTCCACGATCGAGCGCAGAGTCAGCCTGATCGAGGGCAAGCTGGCGCAACGCCTCGCCCTCAAGGCTGCTTCGCTGTTGCGCCTGGCCCGGCTTTGCAGGGCCAGGGCCGGGCTGATGTTGCCCGATGCATGCAGCGACGAGGCCGCTGAGTTGATCATGAGCTTGCTGCCACGCCTGGCGCTCTGGCCGAGCAGCTTGTCGCTCGAGCTGTGGAGCGAACGGCAAGGAGGACGACGATTGGCAGCGTTGGGGCGTCAGGGCAATAACACTGCGCCAATGCACATTTTTGCGGCGCACGATGGGCGTTTCAGCGTGCGTGACGCGCAGGGACGCATTCAACCACTGGCGATCGATGAACCCGCCGGGTTGTTGGAGACGGTGCTCGCCGTGCTGACGCCAGAGCAGCGCAGGCAAATGGGGCTGAGCGGCAGCGCTGCCACGCAGCGTTTGCGCGCGAAGCTGGTCGAGGTCCTGCCAACCTCGCGGGCAGAGACCGAGCGGTTGCTTGGCTGGCCTGCCGTCGAGGCCTGGTTCAACCCGGGCCGGCGCATGCCCGACGGTCGCGTCGGTTATCCCTTGAGCGGGAGTGGGGTGAGGCACCGCAGCCCGGAGAGCATCCTGCGCGATCGCCTGCGTAACTTGTACCCTGGGCTTGACGCGCAGGCGCTGGAGGAGCATATGGCCCGTCTGCTGGCGGATTCACGCTCACCGTTCGAAGCCCTGATGGAACTGGAGGATGACTACGCGCAACTGGACGTGCACCTCAATCGCTGGATCAGCGCCGAGCTGGCCCCCACTCGCCGGGCTGTGCGCGAACGCTTTGCCGCACACCTGCGCCGGGCCTGGCGGTTGCAGGCCGAGCCGATCGGCACCACTGGCGAGCAACGGCTGGTGCTGGTCGACCTGGCGGTAACGACGCTGCCGGAGTTGCCCGGGCACCTTGCCTTCAGCCACATCACTTCGCTGGTCATCAGCGACAGCCTGGTCACGGCTATCCATCCGCAATTCCTGTCGTGCTTCACTGCCCTGCGCGAGCTCAACCTCAGCAACAACCGCCTGCTGCGCATCCCCTCGGGCATCGCCTACCTGGTGCACTTGCGCCGCCTGCGCCTTGCTCACAATGCGATCCGTCTCGATCTCGCTGCGCTCGATGCGATCAACGGTTTGCCCCAGTTGCGCTATCTGGATCTGAGCTATAACCCGTTGGGTGCCTACTCTATGCGTTACAACCAGCTGACGCACCTGGTGGAGCTGAACCTGCGCCATTGCCAGTTGGGCGAATGGCCGCCAGGCATCGAGCTGTGCGGCCTGCTCGAGCGAGCAGACCTGCGCGATAACCGACTGGCCACGGTGCCGGACGCAATCCTGCAGATGCCCCATGCCTTCCGTCGTGCTTTTCTGGTCGAGCGCACCCCGCTTGGCATGCTCCAGCTGCACCGCTTGTTCGCCCTCGCCGCGATTCAGGAGCCCCTGCCCCTGCCGGAGCCGCCCCGCCTGCTCGACCCACTGCAAACCCGCCAGGTCTGGTTGGCGGCTGTTGCTCCCGAGGCGGCGGCCGAGCGCCTCACGCTGTGGGATGCCATGGCTGCGATGCCTGGTAATCAGGGCTTCATCCGGTTACTCGGGCGCTTGCAGGACACGGCGGACTTCAATCTGTCCAGGGCCGTGCTGACGCGCTCGGTGTGGGACCTTTGCCAAGCCATCCAGGCGGATCCTGAGCTGCGCCAACGTCTGTTCGCCCTCGCCGACATGCCGCTTGGCTGCTCCAACAGCGTGGCCGAGCGTTTCAGCGAGCTGCAACTGCAGGCGGCGATCCGCAGGGCCGAGGGCAATACCCTGGAGGACCGTGGCGAACAGCTGCTGGTCCTGGGCCGCGGGCTGTTCTACCTGGACCGGCTGGAAATGTTCACCCGCGCGGACCTCCTGCGCCGGACAGAGGCCGGTGAGTCGGTCGAGGCGTTGACGCTACGCCTGCTCTATCGGGTGCGACTGCGCCAGCGACTGGGCTTGCCGTACCAACCGCAGGGCATGAACCACACCGCTACTGCCGACGTCACCGATGCCGAGGTCGAGCAAGCCTTGCGCGAGGTGCGGGCAGCCTTGAACCCCGACAGCCTTGCCCAGAGCCTGAGCCAACGGCTGTTCTGGCAACGCTACATGGAGCAGCGCCACCCGGCGGCATTCGCTGCGTTGGCGCAGGTCAATGGTGAACGCCGGGCGTTGCTGACCGGGCAACGGGCGCAACTGGACGCCCAGGAATTTGCCCAACGGCTGGCACGCCTGGAGGCGGATGAGGCCACGGACCGGCAGGCGCTGATCCTGCATCTGAGCAGGCAACTGCTGATCGGCAGGGAGCGCGGGCAAGCGTGA
- a CDS encoding AMP-binding protein, protein MRDYAEAVRAFDHAQAAAAALHGDLAALNACVECCDRHAGDGKLALVYMDREGNRAQYSFDQLSDLAARFARVLRGQGVEPGDRVAGLMPRTPELLITILATWRLGAVYQPLFTAFGPKAIEHRLEQSHARVVITDGNNRAKLDDVHSCPTVITVNARSGELDFQQSLASTTERCEPVMRSGNDPFLLMFTSGTTGPAKPLEVPLRAIVAFQGYMRDAIDLCPEDNFWNLADPGWAYGLYYAVTGPLSLGHATTFYDGPFSVDSCARVIDTLGITNLAGSPTAYRLLIAAGDDFARPVKGRLRVVSSAGEPLNPEVIRWFADALGVTIHDHYGQTELGMVLCNHHGLQHPVHLGSAGFAIPGHRIVVLDEEGNELPAGQPGILAVDREQSPLCWFAGYHGLPTKAFVGKYYLSGDTVELNPDGSISFVGRSDDVITTSGYRVGPFDVESALIEHPTVVEAAVIGKPDPERTELIKAFVVLASGHVASAELEETLRQHVRQRLYAHAYPREIEFVSELPKTPSGKLQRFILRNQEVAKQQAQQATPASA, encoded by the coding sequence ATGCGTGATTACGCCGAGGCCGTTCGTGCGTTCGACCATGCCCAGGCTGCTGCGGCGGCGCTACATGGCGACCTTGCTGCCCTCAATGCCTGTGTCGAATGCTGTGACCGCCATGCCGGTGACGGCAAGCTGGCGCTGGTCTACATGGACCGCGAAGGCAATCGTGCGCAGTACAGTTTCGACCAGCTCAGCGACCTGGCAGCCCGCTTCGCCAGGGTGCTGAGGGGGCAAGGTGTCGAGCCCGGTGATCGCGTCGCCGGCCTGATGCCGCGCACGCCCGAGCTGTTGATCACGATTCTTGCCACCTGGCGTCTCGGCGCAGTGTACCAGCCACTGTTCACAGCCTTCGGCCCCAAGGCCATCGAGCACCGCCTTGAACAGTCTCACGCCCGCGTCGTCATCACCGACGGCAACAACCGCGCCAAGCTTGACGATGTGCACAGTTGTCCCACCGTCATCACGGTCAACGCCCGCAGCGGCGAGCTGGATTTCCAGCAGAGCCTGGCCAGCACGACGGAGCGCTGCGAGCCGGTGATGCGTTCAGGCAACGACCCGTTCCTGCTGATGTTCACATCCGGCACCACCGGCCCGGCCAAGCCGCTGGAGGTGCCTCTGCGCGCGATCGTCGCGTTCCAGGGCTACATGCGTGACGCCATCGACCTGTGCCCCGAAGACAACTTCTGGAACCTGGCCGACCCGGGCTGGGCCTATGGCCTGTATTACGCCGTTACTGGCCCGCTGTCGCTGGGCCACGCCACCACCTTCTACGATGGCCCGTTCAGCGTCGACAGTTGCGCCCGGGTGATCGACACGCTGGGCATTACCAACCTGGCCGGCTCGCCCACCGCTTACCGCCTGCTGATTGCCGCCGGCGACGACTTCGCCAGGCCGGTCAAGGGCCGCCTGCGCGTGGTGAGCAGCGCCGGCGAGCCGCTCAACCCGGAAGTGATCCGCTGGTTTGCCGACGCGCTGGGGGTGACCATCCATGACCACTATGGCCAGACCGAGCTGGGCATGGTGTTGTGCAACCACCATGGCTTGCAGCACCCGGTGCACCTGGGCTCGGCCGGCTTCGCCATTCCTGGCCACCGCATCGTGGTGCTGGACGAGGAGGGCAACGAACTGCCCGCCGGGCAGCCGGGCATCCTGGCCGTCGACCGCGAACAGTCGCCGCTGTGCTGGTTCGCCGGGTACCACGGCCTGCCGACCAAAGCCTTCGTCGGCAAGTACTACCTCAGCGGCGACACCGTCGAACTGAACCCGGATGGCAGCATCAGCTTCGTCGGCCGCAGCGACGACGTGATCACCACCTCGGGCTACCGGGTTGGCCCGTTCGATGTGGAAAGCGCGCTGATCGAACACCCGACGGTGGTCGAGGCCGCCGTAATTGGTAAACCGGACCCCGAGCGTACCGAGCTGATCAAGGCCTTCGTGGTCTTGGCCAGCGGCCACGTCGCTAGCGCCGAGCTGGAAGAAACCCTGCGCCAGCACGTGCGCCAGCGCCTGTATGCACATGCCTACCCCAGGGAAATCGAATTCGTCAGCGAGCTGCCCAAGACCCCGAGCGGCAAGCTGCAACGCTTCATCCTGCGTAACCAGGAAGTCGCCAAACAACAAGCGCAACAGGCCACCCCTGCCAGCGCCTGA
- a CDS encoding SDR family NAD(P)-dependent oxidoreductase yields MQIANKHFIVSGAASGLGAATAQMLVEAGAKVMLVDLNAQAVEAKARELGANARFAVADISDEQAAQAAVDAAVSAFGSLHGLVNCAGIVGAEKVLGKQGPHGLASFAKVINVNLIGSFNLLRLAAAAMAEGVADEGGERGVIINTASIAAYDGQIGQAAYAASKGAVASLTLPAARELARFGIRVMTIAPGIFETPMMAGMSEEVRASLAAGVPFPPRLGRPQEYAALARHIIENSMLNGEVIRLDGALRMAAK; encoded by the coding sequence ATGCAGATAGCCAACAAACACTTCATCGTCAGCGGCGCCGCCTCCGGGCTGGGGGCTGCCACCGCGCAGATGCTGGTCGAGGCCGGCGCCAAGGTCATGCTGGTCGACCTCAATGCCCAGGCTGTCGAAGCCAAGGCCCGCGAACTGGGCGCCAACGCCCGCTTCGCGGTGGCCGACATCAGCGACGAGCAGGCTGCCCAGGCGGCGGTCGACGCGGCTGTCAGTGCCTTTGGCAGCCTGCACGGGCTGGTCAACTGCGCCGGCATCGTCGGAGCCGAAAAAGTGCTTGGCAAGCAGGGCCCGCACGGCCTGGCCAGCTTTGCCAAAGTCATCAACGTCAACCTCATCGGCAGCTTCAACCTGCTGCGCCTGGCCGCAGCGGCGATGGCCGAAGGGGTGGCCGACGAGGGTGGTGAGCGCGGGGTGATCATCAACACCGCTTCCATCGCCGCCTATGACGGCCAGATCGGCCAGGCCGCCTACGCGGCCTCCAAGGGTGCCGTCGCCAGCCTGACCCTGCCGGCTGCCCGCGAGCTGGCGCGCTTCGGCATCCGGGTGATGACCATCGCCCCTGGCATCTTCGAAACCCCGATGATGGCCGGCATGAGCGAGGAAGTACGGGCATCGCTGGCGGCCGGCGTGCCGTTCCCACCACGCCTGGGCCGCCCGCAGGAATATGCTGCGCTGGCCCGCCACATCATCGAGAACAGCATGCTCAACGGCGAGGTGATCCGCCTCGACGGTGCCCTGCGCATGGCTGCCAAGTAA
- a CDS encoding acetyl-CoA C-acyltransferase, whose protein sequence is MTLANDPIVIVSAVRTPMGGLQGDLKSLTAPQLGSAAIRAAVERAGIDAASVEQVLFGCVLPAGQGQAPARQAALGAGLDKHTTCTTLNKMCGSGMQAAIMAHDLLLAGTADVVVAGGMESMTNAPYLLDKARGGYRMGHGRIIDHMFMDGLEDAYDKGRLMGTFAEDCAQANAFSREAQDQFAIASLTRAQAAISNGRFAAEIVPVEVTEGKEKRLVKDDEQPPKARLDKIPQLKPAFREGGTVTAANSSSISDGAAALVLMRRSEADQRGLKPLAVIHGHAAFADTPALFPTAPIGAIDKLMKRTGWNLAEVDLFEINEAFAVVTLAAMKHLDLPHDKVNIHGGACALGHPIGASGARILVTLLSALRQNNLRRGVAAICIGGGEATAMAVECLY, encoded by the coding sequence ATGACCCTCGCCAACGACCCGATCGTAATCGTCAGCGCAGTGCGTACGCCCATGGGCGGCCTGCAGGGCGACCTCAAGAGCCTGACGGCGCCACAACTGGGCAGCGCGGCCATTCGTGCTGCCGTCGAGCGTGCCGGCATCGATGCCGCCAGTGTCGAGCAGGTACTGTTCGGTTGCGTACTGCCGGCTGGCCAGGGCCAGGCGCCGGCCCGCCAGGCTGCGCTGGGGGCCGGACTGGACAAGCACACCACCTGCACCACGCTGAACAAGATGTGTGGTTCGGGCATGCAGGCGGCGATCATGGCCCATGACCTGCTGCTGGCCGGCACCGCCGATGTGGTAGTGGCCGGTGGCATGGAAAGCATGACCAATGCTCCCTACCTGCTGGACAAGGCCCGTGGCGGCTATCGCATGGGCCACGGCCGGATCATCGACCACATGTTCATGGACGGCCTGGAAGACGCCTACGACAAGGGCCGGCTGATGGGCACCTTCGCGGAAGATTGCGCCCAGGCCAATGCCTTCAGCCGTGAGGCCCAGGACCAGTTCGCCATCGCCTCGCTGACCCGTGCCCAGGCTGCGATCAGCAACGGCCGTTTCGCTGCCGAGATCGTCCCGGTGGAAGTCACCGAGGGCAAGGAAAAGCGCCTCGTCAAGGACGACGAGCAACCGCCCAAGGCCCGTCTGGACAAGATCCCGCAGCTCAAGCCGGCGTTCCGCGAAGGCGGTACGGTGACTGCGGCCAACTCCAGTTCGATTTCCGATGGTGCCGCGGCGCTGGTGCTGATGCGCCGCTCCGAAGCCGACCAGCGTGGCCTCAAGCCGCTGGCGGTGATCCATGGCCATGCCGCCTTCGCCGACACCCCGGCACTGTTCCCGACCGCTCCGATCGGCGCCATCGACAAGCTGATGAAACGCACCGGCTGGAACCTGGCCGAGGTCGACCTGTTCGAGATCAACGAGGCCTTCGCCGTGGTGACCCTGGCGGCCATGAAGCACCTCGACCTGCCACACGACAAGGTCAACATCCATGGTGGTGCCTGCGCCCTTGGCCACCCGATCGGCGCCTCCGGCGCACGCATCCTGGTGACCCTGCTCTCGGCCCTGCGCCAGAACAACCTGCGCCGCGGGGTGGCGGCCATTTGCATCGGCGGTGGCGAAGCCACGGCCATGGCTGTCGAATGCCTGTACTGA
- a CDS encoding acyl-CoA dehydrogenase: protein MLVNDEQQQIADAVRAFAQERLKPFAEQWDKEHCFPREAIAEMAELGLFGMLVPEQWGGSDTGYVAYAMALEEIAAGDGACSTIMSVHNSVGCVPILRFGSEQQKAQFLAPLASGAMLGAFALTEPQAGSDASSLKTRARLDGDHYVLNGSKQFITSGQNAGVVIVFAVTDPDAGKRGISAFIVPTDSPGYEVARVEDKLGQHASDTCQIVFDNVRVPVANRLGAEGEGYKIALANLEGGRIGIAAQAVGMARAAFEVARDYANERQSFGKTLIEHQAVAFRLADMATKIAVARQMVLHAAALRDAGRPALVEASMAKLFASEMAEKVCSDALQTLGGYGYLSDFPLARIYRDVRVCQIYEGTSDIQRMVIARNL, encoded by the coding sequence ATGCTGGTAAATGACGAGCAACAACAAATCGCCGACGCGGTGCGCGCCTTCGCCCAGGAGCGCCTGAAGCCGTTTGCCGAGCAATGGGACAAGGAACATTGCTTCCCCAGGGAAGCCATCGCCGAGATGGCCGAGCTGGGCCTGTTCGGCATGCTGGTACCGGAGCAGTGGGGCGGTAGCGACACCGGCTATGTGGCCTATGCCATGGCCCTGGAGGAGATCGCCGCCGGTGATGGCGCCTGCTCGACCATCATGAGCGTGCACAACTCAGTCGGTTGCGTGCCAATCCTGCGCTTTGGCAGCGAGCAGCAGAAAGCGCAGTTCCTGGCCCCGCTGGCCAGCGGCGCGATGCTCGGCGCCTTCGCCCTGACCGAACCCCAGGCTGGCTCCGATGCCAGCAGCCTGAAGACCCGTGCGCGCCTGGATGGCGACCACTATGTGCTCAATGGCAGCAAGCAGTTCATCACCTCCGGGCAGAACGCCGGGGTGGTGATCGTGTTCGCTGTCACCGACCCGGACGCCGGCAAGCGCGGCATCAGCGCCTTCATCGTGCCCACCGATTCGCCGGGTTACGAGGTGGCGCGGGTCGAGGACAAGCTTGGTCAGCACGCTTCGGACACCTGCCAGATCGTTTTCGACAATGTGCGCGTGCCGGTGGCCAACCGCCTGGGCGCGGAGGGTGAGGGCTACAAGATTGCCCTGGCCAACCTCGAAGGCGGCCGTATCGGCATTGCCGCGCAAGCGGTGGGCATGGCTCGCGCGGCGTTCGAAGTGGCGCGCGACTATGCCAACGAGCGGCAGAGCTTCGGCAAGACGCTGATCGAACACCAGGCCGTGGCGTTCCGCCTGGCCGACATGGCGACGAAAATCGCCGTGGCTCGGCAGATGGTGCTGCACGCCGCCGCGTTGCGCGATGCCGGGCGTCCGGCGCTGGTGGAAGCGTCGATGGCCAAGCTGTTTGCCTCGGAAATGGCCGAAAAGGTCTGTTCGGATGCCTTGCAGACCCTGGGCGGTTATGGCTATCTGAGCGACTTCCCGCTGGCGCGTATCTACCGCGACGTTCGGGTTTGCCAGATCTACGAAGGCACCAGTGACATTCAGCGCATGGTCATTGCGCGCAATCTTTGA
- a CDS encoding enoyl-CoA hydratase, whose product MAFETILLDIHGKVGLITLNRPQALNALNAQIVGEINQALDQLERDPNIGCVVLTGSAKAFAAGADIKEMAELQYPQIYVDDLFSDADRIANRRKPIIAAVSGFALGGGCELAMMCDFILAADNAKFGQPEINLGVLPGMGGTQRLTRAVGKAKAMELCLTGRLMGAEEAERAGLVARIVPQAELLEEALKVATTIASKSIPVSMMVKESVNRAFEVTLSEGVRFERRVFHAAFATEDQKEGMAAFIGKREAQFKDR is encoded by the coding sequence ATGGCATTCGAAACCATCCTGTTGGACATCCACGGCAAGGTCGGCCTGATCACCCTCAACCGCCCGCAGGCGCTGAACGCGCTGAATGCGCAGATCGTCGGCGAGATCAACCAGGCCCTGGACCAGCTCGAGCGTGACCCGAACATCGGTTGCGTGGTGCTGACCGGTTCTGCCAAGGCCTTCGCCGCCGGCGCCGACATCAAGGAAATGGCCGAGCTGCAATACCCGCAGATCTACGTCGACGACCTGTTCAGCGATGCCGACCGTATTGCCAACCGGCGCAAGCCGATCATTGCCGCGGTGTCCGGCTTTGCCCTGGGCGGTGGCTGCGAGCTGGCGATGATGTGTGACTTCATCCTGGCGGCGGACAACGCCAAGTTCGGCCAGCCTGAAATCAACCTCGGGGTACTGCCGGGCATGGGTGGCACCCAGCGCCTGACCCGCGCGGTCGGCAAGGCCAAGGCCATGGAACTGTGCCTGACTGGCCGCCTGATGGGTGCTGAAGAAGCCGAGCGCGCTGGCCTGGTGGCGCGTATCGTGCCGCAAGCCGAGCTGCTGGAAGAGGCACTGAAAGTGGCTACGACCATCGCCAGCAAGTCGATCCCGGTCAGCATGATGGTCAAGGAAAGCGTCAATCGGGCGTTCGAAGTGACCCTTAGCGAAGGCGTGCGCTTTGAGCGTCGGGTGTTCCATGCCGCCTTTGCTACCGAAGACCAGAAAGAGGGCATGGCGGCCTTCATCGGCAAGCGTGAGGCGCAGTTCAAGGACCGTTGA
- a CDS encoding TraR/DksA C4-type zinc finger protein yields the protein MTKEQLLAMSADDYMNAEQLAFFAGLLQAMKVETHERIELSRATIEGLDTPSDPADVASVEEERSWLVNAIDRDQRLLPQLEMALERIADESFGWCDDSGEPIGLKRLLISPTTKYCIEAQERHEQLDRHQRQV from the coding sequence ATGACCAAGGAACAGTTGCTGGCCATGTCGGCCGATGACTACATGAACGCTGAGCAGCTGGCTTTCTTCGCTGGCCTGCTACAGGCGATGAAAGTCGAAACCCATGAACGCATCGAGCTGAGCCGCGCCACCATCGAAGGCCTGGACACCCCGTCGGACCCTGCCGACGTGGCTTCGGTCGAAGAGGAGCGTAGCTGGCTGGTAAATGCCATCGACCGCGACCAGCGTCTGCTGCCCCAGCTGGAAATGGCCCTGGAGCGTATCGCCGACGAAAGCTTCGGCTGGTGTGATGACAGCGGTGAGCCGATCGGCCTGAAGCGTCTGCTGATCAGCCCGACCACCAAGTACTGCATCGAAGCCCAGGAGCGCCACGAGCAGCTCGATCGCCACCAGCGCCAGGTGTAA
- a CDS encoding Na+/H+ antiporter subunit G, with protein MTEALQLPLWVELATAVLLLVGSLFALIGAVGLLRLKDYFQRMHPPALASTIGAWCVALASIIYFSWLKEAPVLHAWLIPILLSITVPVTTLLLARAALFRKRMANEPVPEEVSSGRDRGN; from the coding sequence ATGACTGAAGCCCTGCAACTACCGCTTTGGGTAGAGCTGGCTACCGCCGTACTGTTGCTGGTCGGGAGCCTGTTCGCGCTGATCGGTGCCGTGGGCCTGTTGCGCCTGAAGGACTATTTCCAGCGCATGCACCCGCCGGCACTGGCCTCGACCATCGGCGCCTGGTGCGTGGCACTGGCCTCGATCATCTACTTTTCCTGGCTCAAGGAAGCACCCGTGCTGCACGCCTGGCTGATTCCGATCCTGTTGTCGATTACCGTGCCGGTAACCACGCTGCTGCTGGCCCGGGCAGCGCTGTTCCGCAAGCGCATGGCCAACGAGCCGGTGCCGGAAGAAGTCAGCAGCGGCCGCGATCGGGGCAACTGA